From Lycium ferocissimum isolate CSIRO_LF1 chromosome 12, AGI_CSIRO_Lferr_CH_V1, whole genome shotgun sequence, one genomic window encodes:
- the LOC132040175 gene encoding uncharacterized protein LOC132040175: MAIDMISEAPSIVTIPRISFSDDLCNKDANAVIEDFQHQSDHSNSDFDFCINNNTNTETSSADELFLDGLIRPLQLQEKFVTLNQQVPLSKSTQTLSSPQNKPTPNEILKQNVVTTTRRSSSLHCVNGNKKNSFWSLPLLSRSNSTGSVPNPKNSTNEGHKQNAQFKQMKNMNFPSSQKPPLRKNYGHGGLNYGNGVSINPVLNVPPTFIPKGTANLFGLGSFFANGKEKKSKK, translated from the coding sequence atggcAATTGACATGATCTCAGAGGCTCCAAGCATTGTTACAATTCCAAGAATCTCATTTTCAGACGATCTTTGCAACAAAGATGCTAATGCAGTCATTGAAGATTTCCAACATCAATCAGATCATTCTAATTCTGATTTCGATTTCTGTATTAACAACAACACTAATACAGAAACTTCTTCAGCAGACGAGCTTTTTTTAGATGGCTTAATTCGCCCGCTTCAACTACAAGAAAAGTTTGTCACGTTAAATCAACAAGTTCCTTTATCCAAGAGTACTCAAACTTTATCTTCTCCTCAAAATAAACCAACCCCAAATGAAATCTTGAAACAAAATGTTGTTACAACTACTAGAAGAAGTAGTAGTCTACATTGTGTCAATGGCAATAAGAAAAACTCTTTTTGGTCTTTACCTTTACTATCAAGAAGCAATTCTACTGGTTCAGTGCCTAATCCAAAGAATTCAACAAATGAAGGTCACAAACAGAATGCACAATTCAAGCAAATGAAGAATATGAATTTCCCATCATCACAAAAGCCTCCACTGAGAAAGAATTATGGTCATGGAGGGCTTAATTATGGTAATGGGGTTAGTATTAATCCTGTTTTAAATGTGCCACCTACTTTTATTCCAAAGGGTACTGCTAATCTCTTTGGTTTGGGATCTTTCTTTGctaatggaaaagaaaagaagagtaaGAAGTGA
- the LOC132040280 gene encoding small ribosomal subunit protein eS7-like: protein MYTSRQKIHKDKDAEPTEFEESVAQALFDMENTNQELKSELKDLYINAALQIDVSGNRKAVVIHVPYRLRKAFRKVHVRLVRELEKKFSGKDVIFIATRRITRPPKRGSAAQRPRSRTLTSVHDAILEDLVVPAEVVGKRTRYRVDGSKIMKIFLDPKERNNTEYKLETFSAVYRKLSGKDVVFEYPNAEA from the exons ATGTACACGTCCAGGCAGAAAATTCACAAGGATAAGGATGCTGAACCTACTGAATTTGAGGAGTCTGTTGCACAG GCTTTATTTGATATGGAAAACACCAACCAAGAGCTGAAAAGCGAATTGAAGGACCTTTACATCAATGCCGCATT ACAAATTGATGTGTCAGGAAACAGGAAGGCTGTTGTTATCCATGTCCCCTACAGACTTAGAAAAGCTTTCCGCAAGGTCCATGTCCGACTTGTTAGGGAACTGGAGAAGAAGTTCAGCGGGAAG GATGTAATCTTCATTGCTACGCGGAGAATAACAAGGCCTCCAAAGAGAGGCTCTGCTGCTCAACGGCCCCGTAGCAGAACTCTTACTTCTGTTCATGATGCCATATTGGAGGACTTGGTTGTACCTGCTGAGGTTGTTGGAAAGCGTACTAGGTATCGCGTTGATGGATCCAAGATAATGAAG ATATTCTTGGACCCAAAGGAACGAAACAACACCGAGTACAAGCTGGAGACTTTTTCAGCTGTTTACAGGAAGCTATCGGGCAAAGATGTTGTGTTTGAGTACCCAAATGCCGAGGCTTAG
- the LOC132040252 gene encoding transcription factor BEE 3-like translates to MALHHFNPDMQIINPPFSVFNSDSSLNFHNQFPLQNLNPTSLEMSNVNFQSFLGHSHEHIFNQAPEFQVCLTENFPGNFQQDDKNTVALARDDINESKKRKTIETPESSSAYSSPAVSWSETKRKTVMALIRSLFIFVKSDEKEEEKLRQVVHVRAKRGQATDSHSLAERVRRGKINERLRCLQDIVPGCYKSMGMTVMLDEIINYLQSLQNQVEFLSMKLSAASTYYDVNSETEILQTMQRAKAYEAHIMQKLKKEGYEGVASNQAGPLIDHSFGCYPKLSYNT, encoded by the exons ATGGCTCTTCATCATTTCAATCCAGATATGCAAATCATTAATCCACCATTCTCTGTATTCAACAGTGACTCAAGTTTGAATTTCCATAACCAGTTTCCTTTGCAAAACCTGAACCCCACTTCCTTGGAGATGTCAAACGTCAATTTTCAGAGCTTTCTTGGACATTCCCATGAACACATTTTCAACCAAGCCCCTGAATTTCAAGTATGTTTAACAGAAAACTTCCCTGGAAATTTTCAACAAGATGACAAGAATACTGTAGCTCTAGCTAGAGATGATATAAATGAAAGCAAGAAGAGGAAAACAATAGAGACCCCAGAAAGCAGCTCCGCATACTCGTCCCCTGCAGTTTCTTGGAGTGAGACCAAAAGAAAAACTGTAA TGGCACTGATACGCTCACTTTTCATATTCGTAAAGAGTGatgaaaaggaagaagagaaaTTAAGGCAGGTGGTGCATGTAAGAGCCAAGAGAGGCCAAGCAACTGATAGTCACAGTTTAGCAGAAAGg GTTAGAAGAGGAAAAATTAATGAAAGACTTAGGTGTTTGCAAGACATTGTTCCAGGATGCTacaag TCTATGGGCATGACAGTAATGCTGGATGAAATAATTAACTATTTGCAATCCTTGCAAAATCAAGTTGAG TTCCTCTCCATGAAGCTTTCTGCGGCCAGCACATATTATGACGTCAACTCAGAGACAGAGATTTTGCAGACGATGCAG AGAGCAAAGGCATATGAAGCACACATTATGCAGAAGCTAAAGAAGGAAGGATATGAAGGGGTGGCTTCTAATCAAGCTGGCCCCTTAATTGACCACAGTTTTGGCTGCTATCCCAAGTTGTCTTACAACACCTAA